From a single Cupriavidus taiwanensis LMG 19424 genomic region:
- a CDS encoding CmpA/NrtA family ABC transporter substrate-binding protein: MPTRLSHARPLHAAVQNSDAAASADAVPASSGRRRALATIASASVMTLVDPLVRAGAWAAGSDAPEKTEVRIGFIPLTDCASVVMAATLGLDKKYGIKITPTKEASWAGVRDKLVNGELDAAHVLYGLVYGVQLGIGGPKKDMAVLMSLNHNGQAITLSSKLAEKGVRDGASLKALMAKEKRDYTFAQTFPTGTHAMWLYYWLAANGINPMQDAKAITVPPPQMVANMRVGNMDGFCVGEPWGARAIADKIGFTAETTQAIWKNHPEKTLGTTAEFVQKYPNTARAMVAAVLEASKFIDASASNRRKTAETIAAKSYVNTDMDIILDRMLGRYTNGLGKTWDDPDAMKFYQDGNANFPFLSDGMWFLTQHKRWGLLKAHPDYLAVARQVNRIDIYKQAATAAQVPLPKSDMRSSKLIDGVVWDGKDPKAYADGFKIKAAGTPSA; the protein is encoded by the coding sequence ATGCCCACTCGCCTCAGCCATGCCAGGCCGCTGCACGCAGCCGTCCAGAACTCCGACGCCGCTGCCTCCGCCGACGCGGTACCGGCCAGCAGCGGCCGGCGCCGTGCGCTGGCCACCATCGCCAGTGCCAGCGTGATGACGCTGGTCGATCCGCTGGTGCGCGCCGGCGCCTGGGCGGCCGGCTCCGACGCGCCGGAGAAGACCGAGGTGCGCATCGGCTTTATTCCGCTGACGGACTGCGCCTCGGTGGTCATGGCGGCCACGCTCGGGCTCGACAAGAAATACGGCATCAAGATCACGCCGACCAAGGAAGCCTCATGGGCGGGCGTGCGCGACAAGCTGGTCAATGGCGAGCTGGACGCCGCCCACGTGCTCTACGGCCTGGTCTATGGCGTGCAGCTCGGGATCGGCGGGCCGAAAAAGGACATGGCCGTGCTGATGAGCCTGAACCACAACGGCCAGGCCATCACGCTGTCGTCCAAGCTGGCCGAGAAAGGCGTGCGCGACGGCGCCAGCCTGAAAGCGCTGATGGCAAAGGAAAAGCGTGACTACACCTTCGCCCAGACCTTCCCGACCGGCACGCACGCGATGTGGCTGTACTACTGGCTGGCGGCCAACGGCATCAACCCGATGCAGGACGCCAAGGCCATCACGGTGCCGCCGCCGCAGATGGTGGCCAACATGCGCGTGGGCAATATGGACGGCTTCTGCGTGGGCGAGCCGTGGGGGGCGCGCGCGATCGCCGACAAGATCGGCTTCACCGCCGAGACCACGCAGGCGATCTGGAAGAACCATCCGGAAAAGACCTTGGGCACCACCGCGGAGTTCGTGCAGAAGTATCCGAACACCGCGCGCGCGATGGTGGCGGCGGTGCTGGAGGCATCGAAGTTCATCGATGCCTCGGCGTCAAACCGCCGCAAGACCGCCGAAACCATCGCCGCGAAGTCCTACGTCAACACCGACATGGACATCATCCTCGACCGCATGCTGGGCCGCTACACCAACGGGCTGGGCAAGACCTGGGACGACCCCGACGCGATGAAGTTCTACCAGGACGGCAACGCGAACTTCCCGTTCCTGTCCGACGGCATGTGGTTCCTGACGCAGCACAAGCGCTGGGGCCTGCTCAAGGCCCACCCGGATTACCTCGCCGTGGCCAGGCAGGTCAACCGCATCGACATCTACAAGCAGGCCGCCACCGCCGCGCAGGTGCCGCTGCCCAAGAGCGACATGCGCAGCTCGAAGCTGATCGACGGCGTGGTCTGGGACGGCAAGGACCCGAAAGCCTATGCCGACGGTTTCAAGATCAAGGCCGCCGGCACGCCTTCCGCCTGA
- the ybiB gene encoding DNA-binding protein YbiB, translated as MTTTAAPFPAARYIKEIGRGVNGARALPREDAQALFDAMLAGRVSDLELGAILMAYRIKGEAPHELAGMLEAAHAHCQPLPAPPDRQVVVIPSYNGARKQPNLVPLLALLLAREGIPVVVHGTRVFEGRVTSMALFEALGVPLCASTDEAAARLRDGDRDGPLAVLPVDVLSPGLSRLLERRTVIGLRNSSHTVAKMLQPVGEHTPAEGLRLYSYTHPEYRETLTDYFSHEPANVLLARGTEGEVVADARRSGRIDWLHEGHQQTLVGQAGGSIGDVPELPPGSDAGLTVAWIRRVLDGAVPVPAPIAIQIEAIRECLRQGTRVTWASPV; from the coding sequence ATGACCACGACCGCCGCCCCATTTCCAGCCGCCCGCTATATCAAGGAGATCGGCCGCGGCGTCAATGGCGCGCGCGCGCTGCCGCGCGAGGACGCGCAGGCCCTGTTCGACGCCATGCTGGCGGGCCGCGTGTCCGACCTGGAGCTGGGCGCCATCCTGATGGCCTATCGCATCAAGGGCGAGGCCCCGCACGAGCTGGCCGGCATGCTGGAGGCGGCCCATGCGCACTGCCAGCCGTTGCCGGCGCCGCCGGACCGGCAGGTGGTGGTGATCCCCAGCTACAACGGCGCGCGCAAGCAGCCCAACCTGGTGCCGCTGCTGGCGCTGCTGCTGGCCCGCGAAGGGATCCCGGTCGTGGTGCACGGCACGCGCGTGTTCGAGGGCCGCGTGACCAGCATGGCGCTGTTCGAGGCCCTGGGCGTGCCCCTGTGCGCGAGCACCGACGAAGCCGCGGCAAGGCTGCGCGATGGGGACCGCGATGGCCCGCTGGCGGTGCTGCCGGTGGATGTGCTGTCGCCCGGGCTGTCGCGGCTGCTGGAGCGGCGCACCGTGATCGGGCTGCGCAATTCCTCGCACACCGTGGCGAAGATGCTGCAGCCGGTGGGCGAGCACACGCCCGCCGAAGGCCTGCGGCTGTATAGCTACACGCACCCTGAATACCGCGAGACGCTGACCGATTACTTCTCCCACGAACCCGCCAACGTGCTGTTGGCACGCGGCACCGAGGGCGAGGTGGTCGCCGACGCCCGGCGCAGCGGCCGTATCGACTGGCTGCATGAAGGCCACCAGCAGACCCTGGTCGGCCAGGCCGGCGGCTCGATCGGCGACGTGCCGGAGTTGCCGCCGGGCAGCGATGCCGGCCTCACCGTGGCCTGGATCCGCCGCGTGCTGGACGGCGCGGTGCCGGTGCCGGCGCCCATCGCCATCCAGATCGAGGCCATCCGCGAATGCCTGCGCCAGGGCACGCGCGTGACCTGGGCCAGTCCGGTCTGA
- the ftsY gene encoding signal recognition particle-docking protein FtsY, which translates to MFSFWKKRKAEPAPVEATVEAPAPAPAPAPAVPAPAPAPAPSPTPSPAPAPVPVPVPVPAQVPPPAPAPVAAETLELVPPPAPSAEARQGWMQRLRTGLSKTSRNLGTLFVGVKVDEDLFEELETALLMADAGVEATEYLLGELRKRVKAERIETAEGVKTALRELLTRLLRPLEKTMELGREQPLVMMIAGVNGAGKTTSIGKLCKHFQRYDQKVLLAAGDTFRAAAREQLAIWGERNNVTVVAQESGDPAAVIFDAVNAAKARGIDIVMADTAGRLPTQLHLMEELKKVKRVISKAMPSAPHEVLLVIDANTGQNALQQTRAFDDALGLTGLIVTKLDGTAKGGILAAIARQRPVPVYFIGVGEKVEDLQPFKAEEFADALLG; encoded by the coding sequence ATGTTTAGTTTCTGGAAGAAGCGCAAGGCCGAGCCGGCGCCCGTCGAGGCCACCGTCGAGGCGCCCGCGCCCGCCCCGGCCCCCGCGCCGGCGGTGCCCGCCCCGGCCCCGGCACCAGCACCGTCCCCGACGCCCTCGCCCGCCCCTGCCCCCGTCCCGGTTCCCGTGCCCGTGCCGGCGCAAGTGCCCCCGCCCGCGCCGGCGCCGGTGGCGGCCGAGACGCTGGAACTGGTGCCCCCGCCCGCGCCCAGCGCCGAAGCCCGGCAAGGCTGGATGCAGCGCCTGCGCACCGGCCTGTCCAAGACCAGCCGCAACCTGGGGACGCTGTTCGTCGGCGTCAAGGTCGACGAAGACCTGTTCGAGGAGCTGGAAACCGCGCTGCTGATGGCCGACGCCGGCGTCGAGGCCACCGAGTACCTGCTGGGCGAGCTGCGCAAGCGCGTCAAGGCCGAACGCATCGAAACCGCCGAAGGCGTCAAGACGGCGCTGCGCGAGCTGCTGACCAGGCTGCTGCGCCCGCTCGAAAAGACCATGGAGCTGGGCCGCGAGCAGCCTCTGGTGATGATGATCGCTGGCGTCAACGGCGCCGGCAAGACCACCAGCATCGGCAAGCTGTGCAAGCATTTCCAGCGCTATGACCAGAAGGTGCTGCTCGCCGCCGGCGACACCTTCCGCGCCGCCGCGCGCGAGCAGCTGGCGATCTGGGGCGAACGCAACAACGTCACCGTGGTGGCGCAGGAAAGCGGCGACCCCGCGGCGGTGATCTTCGACGCCGTCAACGCCGCCAAGGCGCGCGGCATCGATATCGTCATGGCCGACACCGCCGGGCGCCTGCCGACGCAGCTGCACCTGATGGAAGAGCTGAAAAAGGTCAAGCGCGTGATCAGCAAGGCCATGCCCAGCGCCCCGCACGAGGTTCTGCTGGTGATCGACGCCAATACCGGCCAGAATGCCTTGCAGCAAACCCGTGCCTTCGACGACGCGCTTGGGCTTACCGGCCTGATCGTGACCAAGCTCGACGGCACCGCCAAGGGCGGCATCCTGGCGGCGATCGCGCGCCAGCGCCCGGTGCCGGTGTACTTCATCGGCGTGGGCGAGAAGGTGGAAGACCTGCAGCCATTCAAGGCCGAGGAGTTCGCCGACGCGCTGCTGGGTTGA
- a CDS encoding ABC transporter ATP-binding protein translates to MDKFVSIENVGQTFKTRKGPFVALRDIDLQIAEGEFITLIGHSGCGKSTLLNLLAGLATPTTGALICAGREIAGPGPERAVVFQNHSLLPWLTCFENVYLGVERVFAGSEDKARLRARTHDTLALVGLSHAEGKYPHEISGGMKQRVGIARALAMAPKVLLMDEPFGALDALTRAHLQDELIKIVAATRSTVVMVTHDVDEAVLLADRIVMMTNGPAATIGEILKVDLPRPRDRVALADDPAYHRCRTAVLDFLYRKQRNPALQQAA, encoded by the coding sequence ATGGACAAGTTCGTCAGCATTGAAAACGTCGGCCAGACCTTCAAGACCCGCAAGGGCCCGTTCGTCGCGCTGCGCGACATCGACCTGCAGATCGCCGAGGGCGAGTTCATCACGCTGATCGGCCACTCCGGCTGCGGCAAGTCCACGCTGCTGAACCTGCTGGCGGGGCTGGCCACGCCCACCACGGGCGCGCTGATCTGCGCCGGGCGCGAAATCGCCGGTCCCGGCCCGGAGCGCGCGGTGGTATTCCAGAACCATTCGCTGCTGCCGTGGCTGACCTGCTTCGAAAACGTCTACCTGGGCGTCGAGCGGGTGTTCGCGGGCAGCGAGGACAAGGCGCGGCTCAGGGCGCGCACGCACGACACGCTGGCGCTGGTCGGCCTGAGCCACGCCGAGGGCAAGTATCCGCACGAGATCTCCGGCGGCATGAAGCAGCGCGTCGGCATTGCCCGCGCGCTGGCGATGGCGCCCAAGGTGCTGCTGATGGACGAGCCCTTCGGCGCGCTCGATGCGCTCACGCGCGCGCACCTGCAGGACGAGCTGATCAAGATCGTGGCAGCCACGCGCAGCACGGTGGTAATGGTGACGCACGATGTTGACGAGGCCGTGCTGCTGGCCGACCGCATCGTGATGATGACCAACGGCCCGGCGGCCACCATCGGCGAGATCCTGAAGGTGGACCTGCCGCGCCCGCGCGATCGCGTGGCGCTGGCGGACGATCCGGCCTACCACCGCTGCCGCACCGCGGTGCTCGACTTCCTCTACCGCAAGCAGCGCAATCCGGCGCTGCAGCAAGCGGCGTAG
- the maiA gene encoding maleylacetoacetate isomerase: MLKLYSYFRSSASFRVRIALELKGLSYDYVPVHLLKEGGQQLKPEFRAVNPDGLVPALVDGEHVLQQSLAIVEYLDEVHPEPKLLPGTALDRAYVRGLAQEIACEIHPLNNLRVLKYLKHTVGVTDEVKDAWYRHWIELGFASLQANLERSGKAGRFCFGDTPTLADLCLVPQVFNAQRFNIDVARYPAIAKIYETCMALPAFQKAEPKSQPDAE, encoded by the coding sequence ATGCTCAAGCTTTACAGCTATTTCCGCAGTTCGGCCTCGTTCCGCGTGCGTATCGCGCTGGAACTGAAGGGCCTGTCCTATGACTACGTGCCGGTGCACCTGCTCAAGGAAGGCGGCCAGCAACTCAAGCCGGAGTTCCGCGCGGTGAACCCCGACGGCCTGGTGCCGGCGCTGGTCGATGGCGAGCACGTGCTGCAGCAATCGCTGGCCATCGTCGAGTATCTCGACGAGGTCCATCCCGAGCCGAAGCTGCTGCCTGGCACGGCGCTGGACCGCGCCTATGTGCGCGGCCTGGCGCAGGAGATCGCCTGCGAGATCCATCCGCTGAACAACCTGCGCGTGCTCAAGTACCTGAAGCACACGGTTGGCGTGACCGACGAGGTCAAGGACGCGTGGTACCGCCACTGGATCGAGCTGGGCTTCGCCTCGCTGCAAGCGAACCTGGAGCGCAGCGGCAAGGCCGGGCGCTTCTGCTTTGGCGATACGCCCACGCTGGCCGACCTGTGCCTGGTGCCGCAGGTGTTCAACGCCCAGCGTTTCAATATCGACGTGGCGCGCTATCCGGCGATCGCGAAGATCTATGAAACCTGCATGGCGCTGCCGGCGTTCCAGAAGGCAGAGCCGAAGTCGCAGCCCGACGCGGAATAG
- a CDS encoding ANTAR domain-containing response regulator, translating to MTRRHPPPTPAPANPATPATGRVLRILLVRDPLDADPLNVETIRSGLVNAGFTEIQVVDADLRLPDVITASQPDMLIIASESAARDTIEHVCVSTQHAPRPIVLFTDNDDSQRIKAALSAGITAYIVDGLRAERVKTVLDVAYARFELDQQLRAELDATRLKLAERKVVERAKGLLMQARGLSEEEAYKRLRSMAMERGLKLVDAAQRVIDVMG from the coding sequence ATGACAAGACGCCATCCGCCCCCCACGCCCGCGCCAGCGAACCCGGCCACCCCCGCCACCGGCCGGGTGCTGCGTATCCTGCTCGTGCGTGATCCGCTCGACGCCGATCCGCTCAACGTCGAGACCATCCGCAGCGGGCTGGTGAACGCGGGCTTCACCGAGATCCAGGTCGTCGACGCCGACCTGCGGCTTCCCGATGTGATCACCGCCAGCCAGCCGGACATGCTGATCATCGCGTCCGAGTCGGCCGCGCGCGACACCATCGAGCACGTGTGCGTCTCGACCCAGCACGCGCCGCGCCCCATCGTGCTGTTTACCGACAATGACGACAGCCAGCGCATCAAGGCCGCGCTCAGCGCGGGCATTACCGCCTATATCGTCGACGGCTTGCGCGCCGAACGCGTCAAGACCGTGCTCGACGTCGCCTATGCACGCTTCGAACTGGACCAGCAGTTGCGCGCCGAACTCGACGCCACGCGGCTGAAGCTGGCCGAGCGCAAGGTGGTGGAGCGCGCCAAGGGCCTGCTGATGCAGGCGCGCGGGCTCAGCGAGGAAGAGGCCTACAAGCGCCTGCGCAGCATGGCGATGGAACGCGGGCTGAAGCTGGTGGATGCCGCGCAGCGCGTGATCGACGTCATGGGCTGA
- the ntrB gene encoding nitrate ABC transporter permease: MNAIASTTPDAAADPDTKERTRRREQEISAQALRAARREAAAALVLKAVPPLLGFALFVLAWHGIASLIPAIPTPGATWNAAVPLFADPFYRNGPNDQGIGWNVLASLARVAAGFGLAALVGIPAGFVIGRFAFLNAMTAPVISLLRPVSPLAWLPIGLLLFKAANPAAIWAIFICSIWPMVINTAVGVTRVPQDYLNVARVLDLSEWKVFTRVLFPAVLPYMLTGVRLSIGTAWLVIVAAEMLTGGTGIGFWLWDEWNNLKVEHIVIAIFVIGLIGLLLEHALLALARRFSYGTH; this comes from the coding sequence ATGAATGCCATTGCCTCCACCACGCCCGATGCCGCAGCCGACCCCGACACCAAGGAACGCACACGCCGGCGCGAACAGGAAATCTCCGCGCAGGCGCTGCGCGCGGCACGCCGCGAGGCCGCTGCCGCGCTGGTGCTCAAGGCGGTGCCGCCGCTGCTGGGCTTCGCCCTGTTCGTACTGGCCTGGCACGGCATCGCCAGCCTGATCCCGGCCATTCCCACACCGGGCGCGACCTGGAACGCCGCGGTGCCGCTGTTTGCCGACCCGTTCTACCGCAACGGGCCCAATGACCAGGGCATCGGCTGGAACGTGCTGGCTTCGCTGGCGCGCGTGGCGGCGGGCTTCGGCCTGGCGGCGCTGGTCGGCATCCCGGCCGGTTTCGTGATCGGGCGCTTCGCCTTCCTGAACGCCATGACCGCACCGGTGATCAGCCTGCTGCGGCCGGTCTCGCCGCTGGCATGGCTGCCGATCGGGCTGCTGCTGTTCAAGGCGGCCAATCCGGCGGCGATCTGGGCGATCTTTATCTGCTCGATCTGGCCGATGGTGATCAACACCGCGGTGGGCGTCACGCGCGTGCCGCAGGACTACCTGAACGTGGCGCGCGTGCTCGACCTGTCGGAATGGAAGGTGTTCACGCGCGTGCTGTTTCCCGCGGTGCTGCCGTACATGCTGACCGGCGTGCGGCTGTCGATCGGCACGGCCTGGCTGGTGATCGTCGCGGCCGAGATGCTCACCGGAGGCACCGGCATCGGCTTCTGGCTGTGGGACGAGTGGAACAACCTGAAGGTCGAGCACATCGTGATCGCCATCTTCGTGATCGGCCTCATCGGCCTGCTGCTGGAACATGCGCTGCTGGCGCTGGCCCGGCGCTTCAGCTACGGCACCCATTGA
- a CDS encoding fumarylacetoacetate hydrolase family protein, whose product MTEFVFAPPAPVGVPVRGSDASFPVRRVYCVGRNYAAHAREMGSDPDREPPFFFCKPSDAVSYVADGTEGSFPYPPGTSNCHYEVELVVAIGKGGRDIPVEQAAGHVFGYAVGLDMTRRDLQNESKKTGRPWETGKAFDHSAPIGPIVPVAAIGHPQKGEVTLSVNGVEKQRGDLSDLIWSVPEMVSYLSKLFELQPGDLIFSGTPEGVGPVVKGDVMQCRVGGVGDLTIKVV is encoded by the coding sequence ATGACCGAATTCGTGTTCGCCCCGCCCGCGCCCGTTGGCGTGCCCGTGCGCGGCAGCGATGCCAGCTTTCCGGTCCGGCGCGTGTACTGCGTCGGCCGCAACTATGCCGCCCATGCCCGGGAAATGGGTTCGGACCCTGACCGCGAGCCGCCGTTCTTCTTCTGCAAGCCGTCCGACGCGGTCAGCTATGTCGCCGACGGCACCGAGGGCAGCTTCCCTTATCCGCCGGGCACCAGCAACTGCCACTATGAAGTCGAGCTGGTGGTGGCGATCGGCAAGGGCGGCCGCGACATCCCGGTCGAGCAGGCCGCCGGCCATGTGTTCGGCTATGCCGTGGGCCTGGACATGACGCGCCGTGACCTGCAGAACGAATCGAAGAAAACCGGCCGCCCTTGGGAGACCGGCAAGGCCTTCGACCACTCCGCCCCGATCGGGCCGATCGTGCCGGTCGCGGCCATCGGCCATCCGCAAAAGGGCGAGGTCACGCTGTCGGTCAACGGCGTGGAAAAGCAGCGCGGCGACTTGTCGGACCTGATCTGGTCGGTGCCGGAGATGGTGTCGTACCTGTCGAAGCTGTTCGAGCTGCAGCCAGGCGACCTGATCTTCAGCGGCACGCCCGAGGGCGTGGGCCCGGTGGTCAAGGGCGATGTCATGCAGTGCCGCGTCGGCGGCGTGGGCGATCTCACCATCAAGGTAGTCTGA
- a CDS encoding M16 family metallopeptidase — MTQSVTSAQRPLRKLAGAALGAVVLLAAQLAQAAIPIEHWTASTGARVFFVHSPSIPMLDINIDFDAGSRYDPPGKAGLATLTAALLDKGAAAQDGQPARDEARIADAFADTGAAFGGAAGGDRGGIGLRTLTAQPELDQSVALAAQLIKAPTYPDAVVGREKQRLITAIREADTKPGVIADKALARAMYPDHPYGIAATPDSVASITRDDIVAFWRDNYGAQRAVVTLIGAVDRKQAEAIAEQLTRGLPAGRAAPALPQVKLKIAPSEQRLPHPAQQSSVALGQPAIARGDPDYFALLVGNYVLGGGGFSSRLTDEVREKRGLTYGVDSYFAPSKQPGPFGISLQTKKAQTDEALALVRQVLARFVAEGPSEKELRAAKDNLINGFPLRIDNNRKLLTNVANIGWYGLPLDYLDTWTAQIGKVTREQVRAAFQRHVHPDNMATVIVGGPVQAPATASRQ, encoded by the coding sequence ATGACCCAGTCCGTCACTTCCGCGCAGCGCCCGCTGCGCAAACTGGCCGGCGCCGCCCTGGGCGCCGTGGTGCTGCTGGCCGCGCAACTGGCGCAGGCGGCGATCCCCATCGAACACTGGACCGCGTCCACCGGTGCCCGGGTGTTCTTCGTGCACAGCCCGTCGATTCCGATGCTCGACATCAATATCGACTTCGACGCCGGCAGCCGCTATGACCCGCCGGGCAAGGCCGGGCTGGCCACGCTGACCGCCGCCCTGCTGGACAAGGGCGCCGCCGCGCAGGACGGCCAGCCGGCGCGCGACGAGGCCAGGATCGCCGATGCCTTTGCCGATACCGGTGCCGCCTTCGGCGGCGCGGCCGGGGGCGACCGCGGCGGCATCGGGCTGCGTACCCTGACCGCGCAGCCGGAGCTGGACCAGTCGGTCGCGCTGGCGGCGCAGCTGATCAAGGCGCCGACCTATCCGGACGCCGTGGTCGGTCGCGAGAAACAGCGCCTGATCACCGCCATCCGCGAAGCCGACACCAAGCCCGGCGTGATCGCCGACAAGGCGCTGGCGCGCGCCATGTATCCCGACCATCCCTATGGCATCGCCGCGACCCCGGACAGCGTGGCGTCGATCACGCGCGACGACATCGTCGCGTTCTGGCGCGACAACTACGGTGCCCAGCGCGCGGTGGTGACGCTGATCGGAGCGGTCGACCGCAAGCAGGCCGAGGCCATCGCCGAGCAGCTGACGCGGGGGCTGCCGGCCGGCCGCGCCGCGCCGGCGCTGCCGCAGGTAAAGCTGAAGATCGCGCCCAGCGAGCAGCGCTTGCCGCACCCGGCGCAGCAGTCCAGCGTGGCGCTGGGCCAGCCGGCGATCGCGCGCGGCGACCCCGACTATTTCGCGCTGCTGGTGGGCAACTATGTGCTGGGCGGCGGCGGCTTCAGCTCGCGCCTGACCGACGAAGTGCGCGAGAAGCGCGGCCTGACCTACGGCGTGGACAGCTACTTCGCGCCTTCCAAGCAGCCGGGGCCGTTCGGCATCAGCCTGCAAACCAAGAAGGCCCAGACCGACGAGGCGCTGGCGCTGGTGCGCCAGGTGCTGGCGCGCTTTGTCGCCGAAGGCCCGAGCGAAAAGGAACTGCGCGCGGCCAAGGACAACCTGATCAACGGCTTTCCGCTGCGCATCGACAACAACCGCAAGCTGCTGACCAACGTCGCCAATATCGGCTGGTACGGACTGCCGCTCGATTACCTCGATACCTGGACCGCGCAGATCGGCAAGGTCACGCGCGAACAGGTCAGGGCGGCGTTCCAGCGACATGTGCACCCCGACAACATGGCGACGGTGATCGTTGGCGGGCCGGTGCAGGCCCCGGCGACGGCTTCCCGGCAGTGA
- a CDS encoding M16 family metallopeptidase codes for MNHCAVMTAAGAPGTKAAAQTRIQRHAPPFQAPAARAARLARRVIPALLLALLPWSPPAAAQGVVASPMPAAQTAPAGATAQGTTEYRLSNGLRLIVKEDHRAPTVAHQVWYRVGGIDEVSGTTGVAHMLEHMMFKGTPKVGVGEFSKQVAALGGRENAMTNRDFTMYYQQIGKQYLPKMMELEADRMANLVITKDEFEREMKVVMEERRLRTDDSARGTVYEQLLATVYTAAAYRHPVIGWMDDLVNMRVEDVKDWYRHWYVPNNATVIVTGDVKADEVRALAERYYGKLKPRALPVRKDQEEPAQKGIKRIWVKAPAENQYMVMAYKVPRLRDVEKDVDPYALEVLAAVLNGYDNARLTRELVRERRLADDVNVGYDSINRGESLFVLDGTPASGHNTDEIERALRAEIQRIASEGVSPEELKRVKAQVVAGQIYKRDSVFGQGMEIGVSEISDISWRQIDRMLDKIKAVTPAQVQAVAAKYFNDDNLTVATLVPQPIDPNKPKSQAPSGLRH; via the coding sequence ATGAACCATTGCGCTGTCATGACCGCAGCGGGCGCGCCAGGCACCAAAGCCGCCGCCCAAACGCGCATCCAACGCCACGCACCGCCTTTCCAGGCGCCTGCCGCCCGCGCCGCACGACTGGCGCGGCGTGTCATTCCCGCGCTGCTGCTGGCGCTGCTGCCCTGGTCGCCGCCCGCGGCGGCACAGGGCGTGGTGGCCTCGCCGATGCCCGCCGCCCAGACCGCGCCGGCCGGCGCCACCGCCCAGGGCACGACCGAGTACCGGCTGTCCAACGGGCTGCGGCTGATCGTCAAGGAAGACCATCGCGCGCCGACCGTCGCCCACCAGGTCTGGTACCGCGTGGGCGGTATCGACGAGGTCAGCGGCACCACCGGCGTCGCCCATATGCTCGAGCACATGATGTTCAAGGGCACGCCCAAGGTCGGCGTGGGCGAATTCTCGAAGCAGGTGGCGGCCCTGGGCGGGCGCGAGAACGCCATGACGAACCGCGACTTCACCATGTACTACCAGCAGATCGGCAAGCAGTACCTGCCGAAGATGATGGAACTGGAAGCCGACCGCATGGCCAACCTGGTCATCACGAAGGACGAGTTCGAGCGCGAGATGAAGGTGGTGATGGAAGAACGCCGCCTGCGCACCGACGACTCCGCGCGCGGCACGGTCTATGAGCAGCTGCTGGCCACGGTTTACACCGCCGCCGCCTACCGGCACCCAGTGATCGGCTGGATGGACGACCTCGTCAACATGCGCGTGGAAGACGTCAAGGACTGGTATCGCCACTGGTATGTGCCCAACAACGCCACGGTGATCGTCACCGGCGATGTCAAGGCCGACGAAGTGCGAGCGCTGGCCGAGCGCTACTACGGCAAGCTCAAGCCACGCGCGCTGCCGGTGCGCAAGGACCAGGAAGAGCCGGCGCAGAAGGGCATCAAGCGCATCTGGGTCAAGGCCCCCGCCGAGAACCAGTACATGGTGATGGCCTACAAGGTGCCGCGCCTGCGCGACGTCGAGAAAGACGTCGACCCCTATGCGCTCGAGGTGCTGGCCGCCGTGCTCAACGGCTACGACAACGCGCGCCTGACCCGCGAACTGGTGCGCGAGCGGCGCCTGGCCGACGACGTCAATGTCGGCTACGACAGCATCAACCGCGGCGAGTCGCTGTTCGTGCTCGATGGCACGCCGGCCTCTGGCCACAACACGGACGAGATCGAGCGCGCGCTGCGCGCGGAGATCCAGCGCATCGCCAGCGAAGGCGTGTCGCCGGAAGAGCTCAAGCGCGTCAAGGCGCAGGTGGTGGCCGGCCAGATCTACAAGCGCGATTCCGTATTCGGGCAGGGCATGGAGATCGGCGTATCCGAGATTTCGGACATCTCGTGGCGCCAGATCGACCGCATGCTGGACAAGATCAAGGCCGTCACGCCAGCGCAGGTACAGGCCGTCGCCGCGAAGTATTTCAACGACGACAACCTGACCGTGGCCACGCTGGTGCCGCAGCCGATCGACCCGAACAAGCCCAAGTCCCAGGCCCCGTCGGGCCTGCGCCACTGA